ATGTACGTCCACGCCTACACACTGTACAGCGCCGTCAGACCGTTTGGCTGCAGGTGAGTTTGATCgctgatgacatcacttcctcctcttcttcttcttcttctgtggtttaaaacgtgtgtgtgtgtgtgtgtgttcagcttcATTCTGGGCTCGTATGATAAAGATGACGGTCCTCAGCTCTACATGGTCGACCCGTCAGGAATCTCATACGTGAGTCACTTCTGTCTGCTGTTTGTTGCCGcttgactccgccccctcagtcatcctctgagtgtgtgtgtgtgtctttctgttgcCAGGGTTACTGGGGCTGTGCCATcggaaaagcaaaacaagctGCAAAGACAGAGATTGAGAAACTGCAGGTGAGCGTTTGATAGAAGCTTGATGTTGTCAAGAAACATGATCACTGCACGGTCATGTGACACCAACAGTCACATGACCGTGCAGTGACCATGTTTCTTTAGTTTGGAATCAACGATGTTTCAGTTCTTTCAACAATGAAAGGAGTCGTGACACAAGAACAGTATTTAATCTGCgacgtctacgtcacatgatcacgtctttatctcactgacacacacacacacacacacacactgctgcctccatcactcagttcaaatgtctgattttgtcacttcagtgtttgaaatccaacgttcagattgagctcagtgacacacagcggccacacgaggcagcagaggagcagcagctacaatcactgggtttctgtgtgcgtgtgtgtgtgcgtgcgctgtgatcatgtgacgtagatgtcgTAGACTGAagatgatgtagattttattacaaCTCTGAATGTTAAACGTGTcaccgtctgtgtgtgtttgtcagatgAAAGACATGACGTGCAGAGAACTGGTTAAAGAAGTCGCCAAGATGTGAGACACGcgcactcactcattcactcactcactcacacacacacacacacacacactcactcactcactcactcactcactcactcactcactcactcactcactcactcactcactcactcacactcactcactcactcgtacgctcacacacgcacacactcactcactcactcactcactcactcactctcactcactcactcactcactcactcactcactcactcactcgctcacactcgctcactcacacacactcacacaaaggaGCACAGATGttgaattcttcttcttttccagaATCTACATCGTTCACGATGAAGTGAAAGACAAAGCGTTTGAGCTGGAGCTCAGTTGGGTCGGAGAAggtgagagccaatcagagcgcTGCTCATGTCAATAATCAATTCAGCAGTACCTGTGTCAGTGtcatgtaacaaaaacaaagattttagaAAACAGAAACTTTCCACACATGGTGTTGTGAATATGACGGAGGATGTCGTCACAACACAGGAGCCCACAGTTACCATGGCGACGCCTCactctgccctctctctctctctctcctctagTCACAAACGGACGACACGAGCTGGTGCCTAAAGACGTGAGGGAGGAAGCAGAGAAATACGCCAAGgtgagctgagtgtgtgtgtgtgtgtgtgtgtgtgtgtgtgtgtgtgtcaggttctgttacactttaaaatgtctgtgtgtgtgtgtgtgtgtatgagtccagacctggttttagggtcagactccatcagtgacagaacctggaACCTGCTggagtttttttaaacttcctgctctgacgaggttcagctgagccgagactaaaatgtgacgtcatcagactgccggcctctgattggtcagagagtgtcgtcactgaagagtcatgtgCTGCTGATGAACTGTAGATTAAAGATCCTgaaatcatgtgttcacaaaGCACACGTGTTACACTGCACTCATGGTTCCTCTGCTTGTGTCTACCAGGActctctggaggaggaggacgactctgatgaagacaacatgtagccccgccccctctgaCATCAGCTCACTCTCACCTGCTCCTGTTTTTCACGTTTTAAAGTTCATGAATGTTCACATCTGTCAGTTTCAgctttgaacaaaaataaagtttgaaaaaGTTgagtgactttgtgtgtgtgtgaggattttaaaatcttttttgtttAATCAATGACAACCAGTGaatattaaagggacagttgtggtgtttaaatgtctgtcagcagagactcaagacttgtgtaataaagtcaaagtgtgtgtgataTTGACGTCACGATCACGTCTATCTCACTTGAactgacttttccaacaggaaactgaagtttgtaaaccacgcCCTCCCTGGCTGTTCTTCTTcgtgtgtctgttgtgtagtaaaacataacctccttgttccatgtgacgtcactgctgtCCTGTTACGTAAACGTGTCCCGCTCATTCAGTGTTCAGCTCGGTCCCGGTCCCGTGATTCTGCCCGGGTTCCAATTCCCCGTCGAGTCCACGCTTCTCGTGGTGTGCTcgtgtttgttctgaaacggAAAGCAGCACGAGCCCTGAGAACGTGACGTCTGTGACGGAAAGTGTCGTGTTACAGTCACTGAACGTCTACACAGATAATAATGACAAAGTCACAGCTACAGCGCGTGAGTTCGGCGAACATGTCCATGTTCCAATCATCGCGTGTTCGAGTGTAAATTCAACTCAAATGCACTCTTCTCTTTCCGGTGACATGGTGGGAGGAGCAGCTTTGGAACGCGGTGATATTTCACACGCATCGGCGTGAATTTTGTGATTTCCGTGGATGTTTAATGACCGACCACGTCAGGAAACGTGACGCTGTGTGTCTCGTTCAGTCGCGGGATCTCGACGATAAACACGGTGATTTTAACTCAGGCGAATTTTGAACGGAGTTTGGTGTGAACGTCTTTAGCACGTAACTGGGCGGGGCTTTCTGCACCGTCCGGCCTCAGACAAGGAAGCCCGCTCAGCCAATCGCGACGCGCCGCTGCTGGAACAACACGCGCGTGACCAATGGTGACGTCCAGTGTCGCGCTTTTCACTCCAGCTCTTCTCTCATTGGACAAACACGCAGTTGATGTCGTCATTTCCCTCGTGGCGCCGCGTTCGTATCGACCAACGGCGACGCCGTAATACATCTGTCCAATCAGAATCGAGGAATCGTTCAGCCAATCAGATGTGTCGGCTGGAAGCGGCGCTGTCACCGCAGCCAATCGCGTGTCGGGAAACACAGCTCGGGCTCAACAGCTTGTTGTTCGTGAATCGCTTCGCAGTctgagagagaggaagcagcCGAGGCCGCGAATGTGAGTAAAAAAACCTTCTTTTCCCTCCACGAACAGAACCAGAACTTGTAGCCGGTCAAGTGGTGTGTATCCCGGGCAGCGTGAGTACgtgaggcggcggcggcagctcCGCGCAGAGCCGTCTGTGTTCGGAGCGGACCGCGGGCTGAACGGCAGCGGCgctgctgcttgtttttgcGGCGAACAAACGTGAAGCTCCTGCGTCTTTGTGGAACAAAATAAACCCTCCACAAAATGTTTGTCCAGTCATTGTCACCGGTTCTGGTTCTGCTTGTGTTCgttcagcagcagagcagcactcGTGTGGCCGCTGGAGGAGCTCGCTCTTCGCTGAGGTCACGGTTTAAATCGCCGTTCAGATCCACAAACTAGCTAGCTGAGTCTCCAGTTAGCCAACGAGCTAAACGTAGCTGCGGAGCTCAGAGTGGacgtttgtctctgtctctgtttctgtccccGCTGGGACAAATAGCCGCTGCTCGGCCTTTGCTCGTGGTTCTGGTTCGTTTATGGAGCAGTGACCGTGTCTCCCCCTCCTCACCCCGCTGTTAGCAGGCgctttcggggggggggggggtgaagttAGCAGAGCTAGCAGAGCTGACATGGCGACGTGACTCAGAGGAGCTGAGAGCGGAGCGGGAAGAAGGAGATCGCCGTGATCCCTTCACCTTCTGCCGCCCACAGCTCCGCTCCAGCCCGCGGGGACGACGGTCAGTGTGTTGTTTACTAGTGAGgagctgctaatgctaatgctaaagcTAAAGAAAGCTACTGCTGCCACATATGTTAttagagatgggggggggggggggggggagactaaCACTCGTGAGAGGCTATGTGTTTTAGCTTGGCACGAGGACAGTTTGACAGTGTGTCCTTTTATTGTCCACATGTCTTTCAGTGACCCTCAGTGTCTCGAGCTGGACTCCATCACA
This genomic interval from Solea solea chromosome 18, fSolSol10.1, whole genome shotgun sequence contains the following:
- the psma3 gene encoding proteasome subunit alpha type-3, which translates into the protein MSSIGTGYDLSASTFSPDGRVFQVEYAMKAVENSSTAIGIRCKDGIVFGVEKLVLSKLYEQGSNKRIFNIDRHVGMAVAGLLADARSLAEVAREEASNFRSNYGHDIPLKHLSDRVAMYVHAYTLYSAVRPFGCSFILGSYDKDDGPQLYMVDPSGISYGYWGCAIGKAKQAAKTEIEKLQMKDMTCRELVKEVAKIIYIVHDEVKDKAFELELSWVGEVTNGRHELVPKDVREEAEKYAKDSLEEEDDSDEDNM